One segment of Carya illinoinensis cultivar Pawnee chromosome 1, C.illinoinensisPawnee_v1, whole genome shotgun sequence DNA contains the following:
- the LOC122286226 gene encoding agamous-like MADS-box protein MADS3, with amino-acid sequence MGRGKVELKRIENKINRQVTFSKRRNGLLKKAYELSVLCDAEVAVIIFSSRGKLYEFGSAGIAKTLERYQQYCFTPLQDNGVERETQSWYQEVAKLKAKYESLQQTQRHLLGEDLGPLSVKELQNLEKQLEGALQLARQRKTQIMIEQMEELRKRERSLGDLNQQLKLKLEAEGYTLKAIQNFWNSTDTTATSAAENSHFHHVHHSQTNPMECQPEPVLQIGYHHYDPISHEGSSAPKSMAGGHEANFISGWALSTPFKF; translated from the exons atgGGGAGGGGGAAAGTCGAGCTGAAGAGGATTGAGAACAAGATCAACCGCCAAGTTACTTTCTCAAAGAGGAGAAATGGTTTGCTCAAGAAAGCTTATGAGCTTTCTGTTCTTTGTGATGCTGAGGTTGCTGTCATCATTTTCTCTAGTCGTGGCAAGCTTTATGAGTTCGGAAGCGCGGG AATAGCCAAAACACTAGAGCGATACCAGCAGTATTGCTTCACTCCTCTGCAGGACAACGGTGTTGAACGTGAAACACAG AGCTGGTACCAGGAGGTAGCAAAATTAAAGGCTAAATATGAATCTCTTCAGCAGACTCAAAG GCATTTGCTTGGAGAAGATCTTGGACCATTGAGCGTGAAAGAACTGCAAAACCTTGAGAAGCAGCTTGAAGGAGCTTTGCAACTAGCTAGGCAAAGGAAG ACACAAATTATGATAGAACAGATGGAAGAACTTCGCAAAAGG GAGCGCAGCCTTGGAGACCTCAATCAGCAGCTTAAGCTTAAG CTTGAGGCGGAAGGATACACCCTTAAGGCTATTCAGAACTTTTGGAACAGTACTGATACTACTGCCACTTCAGCAGCTGAAAATAGCCACTTTCATCATGTGCATCATTCACAAACCAATCCCATGGAGTGCCAACCCGAGCCTGTCTTACAAATAGG CTACCATCATTATGATCCAATATCTCATGAGGGATCGTCTGCTCCGAAGAGCATGGCTGGTGGTCATGAGGCTAACTTCATCTCGGGATGGGCTCTTTCAACTCCGTTTAAGTTCTAA
- the LOC122286298 gene encoding histone deacetylase complex subunit SAP18-like gives MQRTEKQGPGVSSIFEEGGRVDWSKQQLCGCAREMALAGAAEAQRRQGGRPLGPPPRGHPAFLRPRFEPVDREKTCPLLLRVFTKIGGHHNDEEFAVRGKVPKDEVQIYTWKDATLRELTDLVKEVAPAARRKNAKLSFAFVYPDKNGRFKVKEVGMAYSFGNGRLDDSKTLTGLHFQIGDYLDVAIL, from the exons ATGCAGAGAACAGAGAAACAGGGCCCAGGGGTTTCTTCAATCTTTGAGGAAGGGGGAAGAGTCGACTGGAGCAAGCAGCAGCTGTGTGGGTGTGCGAGAGAGATGGCACTCGCAGGAGCAGCAGAAGCGCAAAGGAGACAAGGAGGGAGACCCCTGGGTCCACCTCCAAGAGGCCATCCCGCTTTTCTTCGCCCTCGTTTCGAGCCCGTCGATCGCGAAaag ACTTGCCCGTTGTTGCTTCGAGTTTTCACCAAG ATTGGGGGTCATCataatgatgaagaatttgCTGTGAGAGGCAAGGTGCCCAAGGATGAGGTTCAAATTTATACCTGGAAGGATGCTACTCTTCGTGAGTTAACCGATCTG GTCAAAGAGGTAGCTCCAGCTGCAAGGAGAAAAAATgcaaaactatcatttgcttttgtATATCCTGATAAAAATGGTCGTTTTAAAGTGAAGGAG GTGGGGATGGCCTATTCATTTGGAAACGGAAGACTGGATGACAGCAAGACATTGACTGGACTTCactttcag ATTGGAGATTACTTGGATGTGGCTATTCTGTAG